From the genome of Vicia villosa cultivar HV-30 ecotype Madison, WI linkage group LG2, Vvil1.0, whole genome shotgun sequence, one region includes:
- the LOC131646463 gene encoding cyclic dof factor 3-like yields the protein MSEMINLSTIKLFGTTIFLTHNTHDVLTNDSSQQNSTKLDDQIDMSHDKSPKKQDITVPCPRCNSKDTKFRYYNNLKAKQPRHFCRNCQRYWTSGGIARKMLVGAGRRKNKFTNFPLDVLHYSQMSNVLPFGSNSSDISSTSWNHAVCYAMSLGKHSVPTQSCGPSKPALRKHSRDGDKIIYSNSEKENLGLKRNNIERHDSNDELVPKLLRVDDPNDVVMSSIWSTIGIENGRGIFKGFGSNFHDKNHVVEASSSVFKVNPAALPRSIVFHVMI from the coding sequence ATGTCTGAGATGATTAATCTTTCAACCATAAAGCTTTTTGGGACAACCATATTTCTAACACACAACACTCATGATGTCCTTACCAATGATTCTTCTCAACAGAATTCTACAAAACTAGATGATCAAATTGATATGTCACATGACAAATCTCCAAAGAAACAAGACATAACTGTTCCATGTCCAAGATGTAACAGCAAGGACACAAAATTCCGGTACTACAACAACTTGAAAGCCAAACAGCCCAGACACTTCTGCAGAAACTGCCAGAGATACTGGACTTCTGGAGGAATCGCCAGAAAGATGCTTGTAGGAGCAGGTCGCCGTAAGAACAAATTCACTAATTTTCCTTTAGATGTCTTGCATTATTCTCAAATGAGTAATGTCTTGCCCTTTGGATCAAATTCTTCTGATATCTCTTCAACTTCATGGAACCATGCAGTGTGTTATGCCATGTCCTTAGGGAAACATTCTGTGCCAACACAATCTTGTGGCCCAAGTAAACCTGCACTAAGGAAACATTCAAGAGATGGTGACAAGATCATATATTCCAACTCAGAGAAAGAAAACCTTGGCTTAAAAAGAAACAACATAGAAAGACATGATAGTAATGATGAATTGGTTCCTAAGTTACTAAGAGTTGACGACCCTAATGATGTTGTAATGAGTTCTATATGGTCAACAATAGGAATTGAGAATGGGAGAGGAATTTTCAAGGGATTTGGATCTAACTTTCATGACAAGAATCATGTGGTTGAAGCATCTTCATCAGTATTCAAAGTTAACCCTGCAGCTTTACCAAGGTCTATTGTGTTCCATGTGATGATTTGA